A window of the Fibrobacter sp. genome harbors these coding sequences:
- a CDS encoding tetratricopeptide repeat protein: MSHFNHKIFRLVPVFGLFFLVSCAGNGQPLTEVDPKSGNSGTTNVADDYFGDYDSSPAVSANSAKSDKNGEKGQSAARTAKASSVSSDFFSFNPPNGGEGWTLISGPADGESGVPYEFYNAGTGRRAVLIEVELPKGEPMRLMDRAQMEMQAFESSGKKATLAETYPEEAFGSTGAFFDVAGKRYDTPYEAVGLVTGAGSHVYSLTLSATDNVPAQGALKEEWKEFFAGFEMMEESSENGPELSPERVQKFESEALGYTWSTKDTLWHHWMGISRQNEDPDLVLSNKGEDISMFVYGAMVPSDVVNQNDLFKVLLTRLGVDYTNPTMDIRRVKVGNQYAQEFTLTHTVNKFDFAYKGRYFYEDGRGILVVTWTQGINQKKYGKIMDNAIEGLTVKAKPAVETADGESAKKQAKFNAAIMSQVGLLRLLENQPLVALSYFERANKMDPEEPLYLINCGFIYQMKELYGPGISHFESQRELVRKSGQLLSILGEMYEALFDYGRARECAEAALRYTPNNPEYVINLSDALWGLGQRNQSLIVVQRLYDTQPSARLGIYLAKTYMGLDQYAEAVDVLYAVRGRFGMSVELGTTLMDALMFLGRFEEARAISEETLAKDRNDYKIWTMQGKILFYSRNYRDAEKSLTKALALKPDNEDAKSFLSATKAFLGKADNRTLQKPIDPVEARTADLKTLLRPEAKAEATEGDFPAVIHYRKESLKAEKGSNWTRTEEMFMEILDIRGAAIYREFTFDFLPGFDRIYINALEVYDSNMKLKQKVNLNGVYITYATEIGGGNESQTAHFPLQELEPGDFVYMQYSRTNIENKGMIPFTNFVSSKDVPVGEASFRIFADKERFVTEEYGPLEKQDIKGGVEWKITNPVVIRKELYMPVYRDFGAGLMLTGKQEWKEVGEDYQNLIKHQFKQAVSVREKAFEVRGNKIGDEAVKALIRFVRQDIRYRDIRFGGHSLIPQTAEVTLKEHRGDCKDMALLLKEMLATIGVKSYLTAIHLTEEGFEQLPTIQQFNHMILYIPKQDKISEMWVDATDKTGNDRPVPLDMEGKVALVIDDDNSHVVTTPILEDNQEHQISVDHRLFIGNDGDCEFRDSVALTGKFGSVMRNRFYGRDIKDQEKLMEEFLMTGIPDVNIGNLKIENLADFNKPLVLIVTYASKAYFGQGGSELKGRFPNVWERSLFKLPKVTKRHHPIRMPHETQFSYSLSVKAAKGREVSVAGPKAMNREPDYVSFEKGCAEGVSAQNCIKWTTFALYADPSEYEKIREEWSYLLSETSPMIMVK, encoded by the coding sequence ATGAGTCACTTTAATCACAAAATTTTCCGTCTTGTCCCTGTTTTCGGACTGTTTTTTTTGGTATCCTGTGCAGGAAACGGTCAACCGCTTACCGAGGTCGACCCGAAATCCGGCAATTCCGGAACCACCAATGTAGCCGACGACTATTTCGGGGACTACGATTCCTCCCCCGCTGTTTCCGCAAATTCTGCAAAATCCGACAAAAACGGCGAAAAGGGCCAAAGTGCTGCCCGAACCGCCAAGGCCAGTTCCGTCAGTTCCGACTTCTTCAGCTTTAACCCGCCCAACGGCGGCGAAGGCTGGACCTTGATCAGCGGACCTGCCGACGGCGAAAGCGGTGTTCCCTACGAATTCTATAATGCGGGCACCGGCCGACGCGCCGTGCTTATCGAGGTGGAACTGCCCAAGGGCGAACCCATGCGCTTGATGGACCGCGCTCAGATGGAAATGCAGGCCTTCGAAAGCAGTGGCAAGAAGGCAACCCTGGCGGAAACCTATCCCGAGGAAGCCTTCGGTTCCACAGGCGCTTTCTTCGACGTAGCCGGTAAGCGCTATGACACACCCTACGAAGCCGTAGGTCTCGTGACCGGCGCAGGCTCCCACGTTTACTCCCTGACCCTTTCTGCAACGGACAATGTCCCTGCCCAAGGCGCCCTGAAGGAAGAATGGAAGGAGTTCTTTGCCGGATTCGAAATGATGGAAGAATCTTCCGAAAACGGTCCGGAACTTTCCCCGGAGCGAGTGCAGAAGTTTGAATCCGAGGCACTGGGCTACACCTGGAGCACAAAGGACACCCTCTGGCACCACTGGATGGGCATCAGCCGCCAGAACGAAGACCCGGATCTCGTGCTCAGCAACAAGGGCGAAGACATTTCCATGTTCGTCTACGGAGCCATGGTTCCCAGCGACGTGGTGAACCAGAACGACTTGTTCAAGGTTCTCCTCACACGCCTTGGCGTGGACTATACCAACCCCACCATGGACATCCGCCGTGTGAAGGTAGGCAACCAGTACGCCCAGGAATTCACCCTCACCCATACTGTAAATAAGTTTGACTTCGCCTACAAGGGCCGCTATTTCTACGAAGACGGCCGCGGCATCTTGGTCGTTACCTGGACTCAGGGTATCAACCAGAAGAAGTACGGCAAGATCATGGACAACGCCATCGAAGGCTTGACTGTAAAGGCTAAGCCCGCCGTGGAAACTGCCGATGGAGAATCCGCCAAGAAGCAGGCTAAGTTCAACGCCGCCATCATGAGCCAGGTGGGCTTGCTCCGCCTGTTAGAAAACCAGCCGTTGGTTGCCCTCAGCTACTTTGAACGCGCCAACAAGATGGACCCGGAAGAACCGCTCTATCTTATTAACTGCGGCTTTATCTACCAGATGAAGGAACTTTACGGACCGGGCATCAGCCACTTCGAAAGCCAGAGGGAACTGGTTCGCAAGAGTGGTCAGCTCCTTTCCATCCTTGGTGAAATGTACGAAGCCTTGTTCGACTACGGCCGCGCCCGCGAATGTGCCGAAGCGGCTCTCCGCTACACTCCCAACAACCCGGAATACGTCATTAACCTGAGCGACGCCCTCTGGGGTCTCGGCCAGCGTAACCAGTCCCTGATTGTGGTGCAGCGTCTTTACGACACCCAGCCCAGCGCACGACTTGGTATCTATCTTGCCAAGACCTACATGGGTTTGGACCAGTACGCCGAAGCCGTGGATGTTCTTTATGCCGTCCGTGGACGTTTCGGTATGAGCGTTGAACTGGGTACCACCTTGATGGACGCCCTTATGTTCCTGGGTCGTTTCGAAGAAGCCCGCGCCATCAGCGAAGAAACTCTGGCCAAGGACAGGAACGACTACAAGATTTGGACCATGCAGGGCAAGATCCTTTTCTACAGCCGCAACTACCGCGACGCAGAAAAGTCCCTCACCAAGGCTTTGGCTTTGAAGCCGGATAACGAAGACGCCAAGAGCTTCCTCTCCGCCACCAAGGCATTCCTGGGCAAGGCTGACAACCGCACTTTGCAGAAGCCCATTGACCCTGTGGAAGCACGTACCGCAGACCTCAAGACCTTGCTCCGCCCGGAAGCCAAGGCAGAAGCCACCGAAGGAGACTTCCCCGCTGTTATCCATTACCGCAAGGAATCCCTGAAGGCAGAAAAGGGTTCCAACTGGACCCGCACCGAAGAAATGTTCATGGAAATCCTGGACATCCGCGGTGCCGCCATCTACCGCGAATTCACCTTCGACTTCTTGCCGGGATTTGACCGCATTTACATTAACGCTCTCGAAGTTTACGACAGCAACATGAAGCTGAAGCAGAAGGTAAACCTCAACGGCGTCTATATTACTTATGCTACAGAAATCGGTGGCGGCAACGAAAGCCAGACCGCCCACTTCCCCTTGCAGGAACTGGAACCGGGCGATTTCGTGTACATGCAGTACAGCCGCACCAATATTGAAAACAAGGGCATGATTCCCTTCACCAACTTCGTCAGTTCCAAGGATGTTCCCGTGGGCGAAGCAAGCTTCCGCATCTTTGCAGACAAGGAACGTTTCGTTACCGAAGAATACGGCCCGCTGGAAAAGCAGGACATCAAGGGCGGCGTGGAATGGAAGATTACCAACCCTGTGGTGATCCGCAAGGAATTGTACATGCCGGTTTATCGCGACTTCGGCGCAGGCCTCATGCTTACTGGCAAGCAGGAATGGAAGGAAGTTGGCGAAGATTACCAGAACCTGATCAAGCATCAGTTCAAGCAGGCAGTTTCCGTTCGTGAAAAGGCTTTCGAAGTCCGTGGCAACAAGATTGGCGACGAAGCCGTAAAGGCCTTGATCCGCTTTGTTCGTCAGGACATCCGTTACCGAGACATCCGTTTCGGCGGCCACAGCCTTATCCCGCAGACCGCAGAAGTGACCTTGAAGGAACACCGCGGCGACTGTAAGGACATGGCTTTGCTCCTGAAGGAAATGCTGGCAACCATCGGCGTGAAGAGCTACCTCACTGCAATTCACTTGACTGAAGAAGGCTTTGAACAGCTCCCCACCATTCAGCAGTTCAACCACATGATTCTGTACATCCCGAAGCAGGACAAGATCAGCGAAATGTGGGTTGACGCCACCGACAAGACCGGCAACGACCGCCCCGTTCCCCTGGATATGGAAGGCAAGGTGGCCTTGGTTATCGACGATGACAACAGCCATGTGGTAACCACCCCCATTCTTGAAGACAATCAGGAACACCAGATTTCCGTGGATCACCGTTTGTTCATCGGTAACGACGGCGACTGCGAATTCCGCGATTCCGTGGCCTTGACCGGTAAGTTCGGCAGCGTTATGCGTAACCGTTTCTACGGCCGTGACATCAAGGACCAGGAAAAACTTATGGAAGAATTCCTGATGACCGGTATTCCCGACGTGAACATCGGTAACCTGAAGATTGAAAATCTTGCTGATTTCAACAAGCCGCTGGTACTGATTGTAACCTACGCTTCCAAGGCCTATTTCGGCCAGGGCGGTTCCGAATTGAAGGGTCGCTTCCCCAACGTTTGGGAACGTAGCCTCTTCAAGCTGCCCAAGGTTACCAAGCGTCATCATCCCATCCGTATGCCTCACGAAACCCAGTTCAGCTATAGCCTGAGCGTAAAGGCAGCCAAGGGTCGCGAAGTCAGCGTTGCAGGCCCCAAGGCCATGAACCGCGAACCGGATTACGTCAGCTTTGAAAAGGGATGCGCCGAAGGTGTCAGCGCACAGAATTGCATCAAGTGGACTACTTTCGCATTGTACGCAGATCCTAGCGAATACGAAAAGATTCGCGAAGAATGGAGCTACCTGCTCAGCGAAACCAGCCCCATGATCATGGTGAAGTAA
- the gap gene encoding type I glyceraldehyde-3-phosphate dehydrogenase, with product MALKLGINGFGRIGRMVFRAAVENFSNDIQVVGINDLLDADYLAYMLKYDSVHGIFNHKIEVEGNFLIVDGNKIQIFAEKDPSAITWGALDVDVVVESTGFFLTAELAEAHLKAGAKKVIMSAPAKDKTPMFVYGVNHNTYAGEKIISNASCTTNCLAPISKVLNDTFGIKRGLMTTIHAATATQKTVDGPSKKDWRGGRGILENMIPSSTGAAKAVGVVLPVLNGKLTGMSVRVPTSDVSFVDLTAELNTEATYEQICAAMKKASETPISEGGLQGVLGYTEDAVVSTDFRNDSRTSIFDVKAGIQLDPTFVKVCSWYDNEWGYSNKVCEMARVISK from the coding sequence ATGGCTCTCAAACTCGGTATCAATGGTTTCGGTCGTATCGGCCGTATGGTGTTCCGCGCTGCTGTGGAAAATTTCTCTAACGACATCCAGGTTGTCGGTATCAACGACCTCCTCGACGCTGACTACCTCGCATACATGCTGAAGTACGACTCCGTACACGGCATCTTCAACCACAAGATCGAAGTTGAAGGCAACTTCCTCATCGTTGACGGCAACAAGATCCAGATCTTCGCTGAAAAGGATCCTTCCGCAATCACTTGGGGCGCTCTGGACGTTGACGTTGTTGTTGAATCCACTGGCTTCTTCCTGACTGCTGAACTCGCTGAAGCTCACCTCAAGGCTGGTGCTAAGAAGGTTATCATGTCCGCTCCGGCTAAGGACAAGACCCCGATGTTCGTTTACGGTGTTAACCACAACACCTACGCTGGCGAAAAGATCATCTCCAACGCATCCTGCACCACCAACTGCTTGGCTCCGATTTCCAAGGTTCTTAACGACACCTTCGGCATCAAGCGCGGCCTCATGACCACCATCCACGCTGCAACTGCTACTCAGAAGACTGTTGACGGTCCTTCCAAGAAGGATTGGCGCGGTGGCCGTGGCATTCTCGAAAACATGATCCCGTCCTCCACTGGTGCTGCTAAGGCTGTTGGTGTTGTTCTTCCCGTTCTCAACGGCAAGCTCACCGGTATGTCCGTTCGCGTTCCGACTTCCGACGTTTCCTTCGTTGACCTCACCGCTGAACTCAACACCGAAGCTACCTACGAACAGATCTGCGCTGCTATGAAGAAGGCTTCTGAAACTCCGATCTCCGAAGGCGGCCTCCAGGGCGTTCTCGGTTACACCGAAGATGCAGTTGTCTCTACCGACTTCCGCAACGACTCTCGCACCTCCATCTTCGACGTCAAGGCTGGCATCCAGCTCGACCCGACCTTCGTGAAGGTTTGCTCCTGGTACGATAACGAATGGGGCTACTCCAACAAGGTTTGCGAAATGGCTCGCGTTATCTCCAAGTAA
- a CDS encoding glutamate-5-semialdehyde dehydrogenase, giving the protein MNIEDIEVYAETLAKNARKASRGLRTLSAESRNAALNLVAAKLRQQKEAILAANKIDLEASAGKISDSMMDRLTLNDARIEAMAKGAEEIAAFADPLGRVLESRELKNGIKISRVAVPMGSIFFIYESRPNVTIDGACLCFKSGNAVVLRGGKESLKSSQILAGIFRSALTECSIDADAVQLVENPDHALVTKLLQMNDYLDLVIPRGGERLIRAVVDQSKIPVIKHFNGICHVYIDKAADLTKAKNILINAKTQRTGVCNAMECVLFDRHLDKAAVLDLVKALQDKGVEFYGNAECVKELPNVTDIGDESNYHHEYLALKSSVKFVDGVEEACEHIEKYSSRHTEAIVSEDAAAQDYFAANVDSSSVMLNASTRFADGGEYGLGAEVGISTDKIHARGPMGVESLCTYKWILRGNGQVRG; this is encoded by the coding sequence ATGAATATCGAAGATATTGAAGTTTACGCCGAAACTCTGGCCAAGAACGCCAGAAAGGCATCCCGCGGCCTCCGTACCTTGAGCGCCGAAAGCCGTAACGCAGCCCTGAACCTGGTGGCAGCAAAGCTCCGCCAGCAGAAGGAAGCCATCCTCGCCGCCAACAAGATTGACCTTGAAGCTAGCGCAGGCAAGATCAGCGACTCCATGATGGACCGCCTGACCTTGAACGACGCCCGCATCGAAGCCATGGCCAAGGGTGCCGAAGAAATCGCCGCCTTCGCCGACCCGCTGGGCCGCGTCCTGGAATCCCGCGAACTGAAGAACGGCATCAAGATCAGCCGTGTGGCGGTACCCATGGGCTCCATCTTCTTTATCTACGAAAGCCGCCCCAACGTAACCATCGACGGCGCATGCCTCTGCTTCAAGTCCGGCAACGCAGTGGTGCTCCGCGGCGGCAAGGAATCCCTCAAGTCATCCCAGATTCTGGCAGGCATCTTCCGCAGCGCCCTCACGGAATGCAGTATCGACGCCGACGCCGTACAGCTGGTGGAAAACCCGGACCACGCTCTTGTGACCAAGTTGCTCCAGATGAACGACTACCTGGACCTGGTTATCCCCCGCGGTGGCGAACGCCTCATCCGCGCCGTGGTCGATCAGAGCAAGATTCCTGTGATCAAGCATTTCAACGGCATTTGCCATGTCTATATCGACAAGGCTGCCGACCTCACCAAGGCAAAGAACATCCTTATTAACGCAAAGACCCAGCGCACCGGCGTCTGCAACGCCATGGAATGCGTGCTGTTCGACCGTCACCTGGACAAGGCCGCCGTGCTGGACTTGGTGAAGGCTCTCCAGGACAAGGGTGTGGAATTCTACGGCAACGCAGAATGCGTCAAGGAACTGCCCAACGTTACCGACATCGGCGACGAAAGCAACTACCATCATGAATACCTGGCCCTCAAGTCCAGTGTCAAGTTCGTGGACGGTGTCGAGGAAGCCTGCGAGCACATTGAAAAGTACAGCAGCCGCCACACGGAAGCCATCGTTTCCGAAGACGCCGCAGCACAGGACTACTTTGCCGCCAACGTGGATTCAAGCAGCGTCATGTTGAACGCCAGCACCCGCTTCGCGGACGGTGGCGAATACGGGCTGGGCGCAGAAGTGGGCATCAGTACCGACAAGATCCACGCTCGCGGCCCCATGGGTGTGGAAAGCCTCTGCACTTACAAGTGGATTCTCCGCGGAAACGGCCAGGTTCGAGGTTAA
- a CDS encoding beta-galactosidase translates to MSKITSLNGEWQMIWDTEDQGISNRWYATYPENTENVQVPHIWERDFDKLLMSQDCAYYFKRFTIEDEKQVTKRIFLRFDRIATHATIWLNGKFLGTHFGAYTPFVIETQKALKIGEENILCVRVANMGASNSRIDFGRESKEGADDRYVHPSEMPVGLPWNQYPYGGIIGNVDLIQGTAAFIDHVRVEPDMDQDRVACEVSFNNPRGFQTRLRILMKNPAGDVYEHFIDNIKLDKENATQRYVFEVKDLKKDHFQWSPDHPNVYAIEFQMEIKAGKEKDGKEVKRPEYAFPVVRTFGFRKFDCLKGDYYLNDQILKIQGISYNQQWSKGGLWTYKNEKLEKDLKAIKDAGFNAIRSCGAPLTEEALDLCDKMGLIVFQEFPIHTMRSTTEGLEIAKKLINDIVKEQHNHPSIGVWVLGSENGTFLLQNGNKMLNAISPVDMTRPVISNLNSIYLDNEGNFRKDTGKLLPVTVDRISPYATLRVNPRMNPSATYSHYLAHSFDRDNEELMVPDAGLGDAVFQDEEENVASDISNKMLVTLKNHTLLPADATNIEGPRAAKNQKAIKTFVKAVESFVESDLSIWKSYKDFNADARRIALKSKLDQITAFQSNPQIAGFFLDHWADCSTDFSGLNDENRKSKGFDEFISEITTPSRALVSELEHVVAPQSEVSFQITLLNNKRYEDVSVEIKLLDAQGKELSSQTMEPEEPAGKTSLTQLGICTMMAPRNVGKYQIKVTLIDDGKAIHSSTEDLLVIDQADVGSAEKKVCFLDNCEESSDALVALNGPEQIIFTANLSSWPDEILDKIVDVTKNGGKTLLLSDMTQEDIDFLNQSHHFESTIESHWSTGANELALHYLPKGSPLASVFGDSAVLDHMAAAVMPSISLNELPGATVFARDIAFKDGEVKTGADLQLYPFGKGKIMFNQFNVFEGLETNALADALFSKIVDLL, encoded by the coding sequence ATGAGCAAAATTACGAGCCTGAACGGCGAATGGCAAATGATCTGGGACACCGAAGACCAGGGCATTTCCAACCGTTGGTATGCAACTTATCCTGAAAACACCGAAAACGTTCAAGTCCCCCACATCTGGGAACGGGACTTCGACAAGCTTTTGATGTCCCAGGATTGCGCCTATTATTTTAAGCGTTTTACCATCGAAGACGAAAAGCAGGTCACCAAGCGTATTTTCCTGCGCTTCGACCGCATTGCCACCCACGCCACCATTTGGCTCAATGGTAAGTTCCTCGGCACCCACTTCGGCGCCTACACCCCATTCGTCATCGAAACCCAGAAGGCCCTGAAGATCGGCGAAGAAAACATTCTTTGCGTACGCGTGGCCAACATGGGCGCCTCCAACAGCCGTATCGACTTCGGCCGTGAATCCAAGGAAGGTGCAGACGACCGTTACGTACACCCCAGCGAAATGCCGGTTGGCCTCCCCTGGAACCAGTATCCGTACGGCGGCATCATCGGTAACGTGGACCTCATCCAGGGTACCGCAGCATTTATCGACCACGTCCGCGTCGAACCGGACATGGACCAGGACCGCGTGGCTTGCGAAGTCAGCTTCAACAACCCCCGTGGTTTCCAGACCCGCCTCCGCATTCTCATGAAGAACCCGGCCGGCGACGTCTACGAACATTTCATCGACAACATCAAGCTGGACAAGGAAAACGCCACCCAGCGCTACGTGTTCGAAGTCAAGGATCTCAAGAAGGACCACTTCCAGTGGAGCCCGGACCATCCCAATGTCTACGCTATTGAATTCCAGATGGAAATCAAGGCCGGCAAGGAAAAGGACGGCAAGGAAGTCAAGCGTCCTGAATACGCCTTCCCCGTTGTCCGCACGTTCGGTTTCCGCAAGTTCGACTGCCTCAAGGGCGACTACTACCTGAACGACCAGATCCTCAAGATCCAGGGTATCAGCTACAACCAGCAGTGGAGCAAGGGCGGCCTCTGGACCTACAAGAACGAAAAGCTCGAAAAGGACCTCAAGGCCATCAAGGACGCAGGCTTCAACGCCATCCGTTCCTGCGGTGCTCCTCTGACCGAAGAAGCTCTGGACCTCTGCGACAAGATGGGTCTCATCGTGTTCCAGGAATTTCCAATCCACACCATGCGTTCTACCACCGAAGGTCTGGAAATCGCAAAGAAGTTGATCAACGATATCGTCAAGGAACAGCACAACCATCCGTCTATCGGCGTGTGGGTTCTCGGTTCCGAAAACGGCACCTTCCTGCTGCAGAACGGTAACAAGATGCTGAACGCTATCAGCCCGGTGGACATGACCCGTCCGGTGATCAGCAACCTGAATTCCATCTACCTCGATAACGAAGGCAACTTCCGCAAGGATACCGGCAAGCTCCTGCCTGTTACCGTGGACCGCATTTCCCCGTACGCAACACTCCGCGTGAACCCGCGTATGAACCCCAGCGCAACCTATAGCCACTACCTCGCCCACAGCTTCGATCGCGACAACGAAGAACTGATGGTTCCGGATGCAGGCCTCGGTGACGCTGTGTTCCAGGATGAAGAAGAAAATGTAGCCAGCGATATTTCCAACAAGATGCTGGTGACCCTGAAGAACCACACCCTCCTTCCGGCAGACGCAACCAACATCGAAGGTCCCCGTGCCGCCAAGAACCAGAAGGCAATCAAGACCTTCGTCAAGGCTGTGGAATCCTTCGTGGAAAGCGACCTCTCCATCTGGAAGTCCTACAAGGACTTCAATGCCGACGCACGTCGCATCGCTCTGAAGAGTAAGCTGGACCAGATTACCGCATTCCAGAGCAACCCGCAGATCGCAGGTTTCTTCCTGGACCACTGGGCAGACTGCAGCACCGACTTCAGCGGCTTGAACGACGAAAACCGCAAGTCCAAGGGCTTCGATGAATTCATCAGCGAAATCACTACTCCCAGCCGCGCCCTGGTTAGCGAACTGGAACATGTGGTTGCACCGCAGAGCGAAGTCAGCTTCCAGATTACTTTGTTGAACAACAAGCGTTACGAAGACGTTTCCGTTGAAATCAAGTTGCTGGACGCACAGGGCAAGGAACTCTCCAGCCAGACCATGGAACCGGAAGAACCGGCCGGCAAGACAAGCCTTACACAGCTCGGCATCTGCACCATGATGGCTCCGCGCAACGTGGGCAAGTACCAGATCAAGGTGACCTTGATCGACGACGGCAAGGCAATCCACTCCTCCACCGAAGACCTGCTTGTTATTGACCAGGCCGACGTTGGCAGCGCAGAAAAGAAGGTTTGCTTCCTGGACAACTGCGAAGAATCCAGCGATGCATTGGTCGCCCTCAACGGTCCCGAACAAATTATCTTCACTGCAAACCTCAGCTCTTGGCCCGATGAAATTTTGGACAAGATTGTGGACGTCACCAAGAACGGCGGCAAGACCTTGCTGCTCTCCGATATGACCCAGGAAGATATCGACTTCTTGAACCAGAGCCATCACTTCGAAAGCACCATCGAATCCCACTGGAGCACTGGTGCAAACGAACTTGCTCTGCACTACCTGCCGAAGGGTTCCCCGTTGGCAAGCGTGTTCGGCGACTCCGCAGTCCTCGACCACATGGCCGCAGCAGTGATGCCCAGCATCTCCCTGAACGAACTTCCGGGTGCAACCGTGTTCGCTCGCGACATCGCCTTCAAGGATGGCGAAGTCAAGACCGGCGCAGACCTGCAGCTCTATCCGTTCGGCAAGGGCAAGATCATGTTCAACCAGTTCAACGTTTTCGAAGGTCTCGAAACCAACGCTCTGGCTGACGCATTGTTCTCCAAGATCGTAGACCTGCTGTAA
- the rplU gene encoding 50S ribosomal protein L21, whose product MYSIVETGGFQYKVELGKTYKVPTIDAAVGSEVELKSVLLFAGKEVQIGTPVLNDASVKVEVLAHDKYDTIIVYKKKRRTRYERRNGHRQGYTEVLVTELRSGAESAVVDSQVITRNRARVAALAKQKAQNKPLTRKEKIAQGLPKPAKVKKNSLRKAKEA is encoded by the coding sequence ATGTATTCTATTGTTGAAACAGGTGGTTTCCAGTATAAAGTCGAACTCGGCAAGACCTACAAGGTTCCGACTATCGACGCCGCTGTTGGTTCTGAAGTGGAACTGAAGTCCGTTCTTCTTTTCGCAGGAAAAGAAGTGCAAATCGGCACCCCTGTCCTGAATGATGCTTCTGTCAAGGTCGAAGTTCTCGCCCACGACAAGTACGATACCATTATCGTTTACAAGAAGAAGCGTCGTACTCGTTACGAACGTCGTAACGGTCATCGTCAGGGCTACACCGAAGTGCTCGTTACGGAACTCCGCTCCGGCGCAGAATCTGCAGTTGTAGACTCTCAGGTTATTACCCGCAACCGCGCTCGCGTGGCTGCCCTTGCTAAGCAGAAGGCTCAGAACAAGCCTCTCACTCGCAAGGAAAAGATCGCTCAGGGCCTTCCGAAGCCAGCTAAGGTTAAGAAGAACTCTCTGCGTAAGGCTAAGGAGGCTTAA
- the rpmA gene encoding 50S ribosomal protein L27 — protein sequence MAHKKGQGSVRNGRDSNAKYLGVKKYAGEVVKAGNIIVRQRGSHFHSGKNVGMGKDFTLFSLIDGVVKFERLDAKRQKVSVYAEEN from the coding sequence ATGGCACATAAGAAAGGTCAAGGTTCTGTTCGTAACGGTCGCGACTCTAACGCCAAGTATCTTGGTGTTAAGAAGTATGCTGGTGAAGTTGTCAAGGCTGGCAACATCATCGTCCGTCAGCGCGGTTCTCACTTCCACAGCGGCAAGAATGTCGGCATGGGCAAGGACTTCACCTTGTTCTCCCTCATTGATGGCGTTGTAAAGTTCGAACGTCTCGACGCTAAGCGTCAGAAGGTCTCTGTCTACGCTGAAGAAAACTAA
- a CDS encoding methylenetetrahydrofolate reductase, whose protein sequence is MIKNLPKSIALELVPRTLEGLVEESRDCLSKFPITTVNVPEIRTVSVKSYESARALIANHIPVTPHFRMVDRSLTELIEMLGVLTSMGLREVLIIAGDPPKDIGFQPSGLTSVLAIREIRKLFPTLKIFAGLDPFRTSFREELDYAKRKLDAGADGFYTQPFFSVGMLEQWMEQIPEAEVWYGIAPVLSEKSKFYWENTNKVVFPPDFDITLESNVKTGRALLKSIADANQRAYLMPVRVDAAEYVGALLND, encoded by the coding sequence ATGATTAAGAATTTGCCTAAGTCTATTGCTCTTGAATTGGTACCCCGTACCTTGGAAGGCCTTGTTGAGGAATCCAGGGATTGCTTGTCTAAGTTTCCCATTACCACAGTGAATGTTCCGGAAATCCGTACGGTTTCTGTGAAGTCCTACGAATCAGCCCGTGCGCTGATTGCAAACCACATTCCGGTAACCCCTCACTTCCGCATGGTGGATCGTTCCCTTACGGAACTGATTGAAATGCTTGGCGTGCTTACTTCCATGGGCCTCAGGGAAGTCTTGATCATTGCAGGCGACCCGCCCAAGGATATTGGATTCCAGCCTTCCGGCCTGACTTCGGTGCTTGCCATCCGTGAAATCCGCAAGCTGTTCCCGACCCTTAAGATATTTGCGGGTCTTGACCCGTTCCGTACCAGCTTCCGCGAGGAACTGGACTACGCCAAGCGTAAGCTGGACGCCGGCGCCGACGGCTTCTACACCCAGCCTTTCTTCAGCGTGGGTATGCTGGAACAGTGGATGGAGCAGATTCCCGAAGCTGAGGTCTGGTATGGCATTGCGCCTGTGCTTTCCGAAAAGTCCAAGTTCTACTGGGAGAATACAAACAAGGTTGTTTTCCCGCCGGATTTCGACATTACTCTCGAAAGCAACGTGAAGACGGGTCGCGCCCTGCTTAAGTCTATCGCCGATGCGAACCAGCGCGCCTACCTGATGCCTGTCCGCGTGGACGCCGCCGAGTATGTTGGCGCCCTGCTGAACGATTAA